The nucleotide window GGGTCGGTTTACAGCCAATACTGGGTTGTGGATGACGGACCGTGAAAGTGCCCGTGAAGGTCACCATGGTCTGTACAGTGGTTCATGGAAATGTCTTGGGACAAAATGCTTACCTGGGGTTAATGAGAAACTAGACGGTCCATACAAGCCTTAACGGACCGTGAACCCTTCTGTGAACCTTTTTcatgcaatttccagtagcttCCTTAGGTTGGTCCTGAGATTGACGGGTCGTAAAGTTGCCCGTGAAGGACACCTCGGCATGTGGGGTTGCTCATGAAGAACTGTCTGCACCCAGTACCTGCAATTTTTCACCCAAGTCCTTCCTGCACACATCAACACAAAATGAAACCAtaaaaacaaggaaaaattaaggaaaagtAAACAACCTATTACAAATAaaatcttgggttgcctcccatgaAGCTCACAATTTAACGTCGCGGTGCGACGCAAGttacttgattactcagacttcatcaagtttACATTCTTCCATAATTTTTACTTCTTCTGGAACACCCAAGTATGCCTTGATTCGCTGACCATTTTCCTTGAACCTCTCATCCTTGTCATTCTCAAGCTCAATAGCACTCGACTGGAACACTTGAGTTACCTTAAAAGGCCTAGACCATTTGGATCTCAGCTTCTTACGAAACAGACGAAGTCTAGATTTGAAAAGTAACACCAAGTCACCAGGAGTGAAGGTTCTCTTCTCAGTATGCTGATCATGATACAACTTTATCCTCTCTTTGTACAGTGCAGACCTTTCATACGCTCTCAAATGGAACTCATCCATCTCATTAATCTGGTCCAGTCTCAAGtttgttgtttccctccaagtTAGATTCAGCTTCTTCAAAGCCTAGAGTGTTTTATTTTCTAGCTCAACCGACAAATGACATGCCTTTCCAAACACCAATTAATACGGAGACATACCAATAGGCATCTTGAAAGCTGTCCGATAttcccatagagcatcatctaACTTTCATGCCTAATCTATCATGTTGGCATTTACTGTTTTAGCCAAAATCGCCTTAATCTCTCTATTTGACACCTCCACTTGACCATTggtctgtggatgataaggagcTGCCACCTTGTGTTATTTAACCCCATATTTGGCTAGAAGTGCATTGAATACCTTGTTGCAGAAATAGGAACCACCATTATTAATGATAGCTCTGGGTGTGCCAAACCTTGAGAATATATTCCTTTTCAGAAAACCAGCAACACTCTTCCCATCATTCTCAGGCAAAACAACTGCTTCAACCCATTTGGACACATAGTCCACTACCACCAATATGTACTTCTGTCCATAGGAGCTCACAAATAGGCCCATGAAATCGACTCCCCACACATCAAATAGCTCCACCTCCAAAATAGGTGTCATGGGTAACTCATAGCGCCAAGAGATGGCTCTTTGCCGCTGGCACACATCAAAACTCCTTACTGTGTCTATCGAATCCTGATGAATTGtgggccagtagtacccacactgaaGTATCTTGTGTGCTGTTCAAGCACCTCTATGATGGCCACCTACCGGAGAGGAGTGAGATGCCTCTAGAATGTGCAACATCTCAGCTTCAAGGGCGTATCGCCTAATGATATTATCAGCACACACCCTGTAcaagtaaggttcatcccaGAAATACTTACCCACATTATGCAGGAACCTCTTCCTTTGCTGAAATGTCAGCCCCCCGGGCATCAAATCACTAACAAGAAAGTTAGCAAAATCAGCAAACCAAGGAATAAGATCAAGAATTGCAGCCAATACCTGCTCATCCGGGAATGCATCATTGATTTCTTGCTCACATTCCTCTTTCTTTTTAGCCTCCAACCTAGACATGTGATCAGCCACCTAGTTCTCACAACCTCTCGTATCCTTGACTTCAAAATCAAACCCCTAAAGAAGTAATACCTAGTTGATTAACCTTGGCTTGGCATCTTTCTTTACCATGAGGTATCTCAGAGCTGCATGATCCGTATGGACTATCACTCTAGTACCCAACAAGTAAGCTCTGAATTTCTCGAAAGCATACACCACAACTAATAGTTCATGTTAAGAAACTGTGTAATTTTGTTGTGCTCCATTTAGTTACTTACTGGCATAGTAAATTGGATTGAACATCTTGTTGCGCTTCTGTCCCAACACAACTCCTAAAGTAGTACCACTAGCACCATACATTACCTCAAATGGCTCAGCCCAATCTGGTCCAATGATCACTGGGGAAGAAATTGGCTTCTCCTTCAGGCATTCAAAGGCTCTAAGACATGCCTCATAAAAAATGAACTTCATCTCCTTCTCCAAAAGCTTGCACATGGGGTGTGCAATTTTCGAGAAGTCCTTAATAAAACACTTATAAAATCTGACATGTCCTAAGAAACTTCGAACACCCTTCACACAAATAGGTGGAGGCAACTTTTCAATCACCTCAATTTCGGCCTTGTCGACCTCTATCCCCTTTTGTGACACCTTGTGCCCAAGGACTATGCCTTCCTTGACGATGAAATGGCACTTCTCCCATTTCAGCACTAGGTTGGCCTCCTCACATCTCTGTAGGGCCCTACTAAGATTAAGCAAACAGTAATCAAAGGTGTCACCTACCACTGAAATTTCATCATGAAGACCTCAAGAGTGTCCTCCACGATGTCCTAAAAAATAGAGATCATACACCTCTGAAAAGTTGTTGGTGCATTACATAGTCCAAATGGCATGCGTGTAAACGCAAATGTGCCATAAGGACATGTAAAGGTTGTCATTTCCACGATGTCCTAAAAAATAGAGATCATACACCTCTGAAAAGTTGTTGGTGCATTACATAGTCCAAATGGCATGCGTGTAAACGCAAAGGTGCCATAAGGACATGTAAAGGTTGTCATTTCCTGATCTTCAGGTGCAATTGATATCTTGGTGTAGCTAGAGTATCAAGCTAAGAAGCAGTACCACCCTTTTCCAGCCAACATGTCAAGCATATGGTTCATGAAAGGCATCGGGAAGTGATCCTTCAaggtctacttgttcaacttcaTGTAGTCCATGCACACTCGCCATCTAGTGACTGGTCTCTGCTGGACCAACTCATTCTTTACATTCGCAACCACAGTCATACTACCATTTTTAAAAACACATTGCACTGGGGTACACCATCCCAAcatctaaccacttgatgatctcttttttaaccacctcttgcataggtAGGTTTAACCTCCGCTGGTGTTCAATGCTTGGGCTGCAGTCCTCCTTAAGTTGGATCTTATGGGTGCATATACCCAGAGGTAACCCGATGATGTCAGCAATGGTCCACCCATAGCTCTTTTGTACCTTATCAACACTTTTATCACAACGTGTACCTATTTATCATTCAAATCTGCAGCCAAAATCACAGGTAAAGTATTGTTAGTGCCCGAAAATACATACCTCAGGTGGCTGGGTAACTGTTTCAATTCCAACATAGGTGGCTCCTCAATAGATAGTTTTGCTGGAGGACTCGGCCTATTTTTTAAATCCAAGTCCAATTTCTTTGGAGCATAAGAGTGTGCTCCCATTTCCTACAAAGCATTCATGATCTCTACATAATCAGACCGAAAATCAGCTCCAAAGTTCATCAACACGACTGCTAATGTTTCAACAGCCATCCTCTCCTCAATTGTTGCTCATATCTCTTATCCATCAAAAACCTCTATCGTAGACACcacattcatgtcatgtggTTGTTTCATTGACCTACAAATATTAAACATTGCCTCTTCTTTGTTGAGTCTGAACTTCAGTTCTCCTTTCTCAACATCTACCAATGCTCATCTTATGTCTAGAAATGGTCTTCACAAAattatgggaacctcaaaatccacTTCATAATCCAAGATCATGAAGTCTGCCGGAAAGATGAATGTGTCCACCTTTATGAGCACATCACATAGGATGCCCACATGTCGTTTAATTGACCTATTTGCCATAATCAACCTCATGGTTGTGAGTTATGGAACTCCTAACCTAAGTTGCTTGTAGATGGCTAGCGGTATCAAGTTTATATTGGCCCTTAAGTCTCACAAGGCCTTTGCAAATTTGATTGATCTGATAGTGCATCGTATGATGAATGCACCTGGATCCTCCTTCTTCTGTATCAGAGACCTGGTAGCAATAGCACTGCAGTGATGAACATGGTTAGTCTAATCAATACTTACAACTCTCTTTTTTGTAACCATGTCTTGCATGAACTTGACATATCCTGGCATTTGCTCAGGGGCTTCCACCAATGTTATGTTTACTGACAGTTGTCGCGGCATTGTGATGAACTTCGCAAATTTCCCATCTTTGACTTTCTTTTTAAGCCATTGGGGGAAATGAGGAGGTGGTCTTGGTGTTAGCTGAAGAGGCATAGTTCCCTCAACCTCCTTTTCTATTTCTCCTACTAGTTTCGCTATTGGTTGAGCATCCTCCAAGTCATCTATTTGTTCAGCTTCATCCTTCTTTCTTCCAACTTGCACCAGCACCTGCTCATGTTTAGTACCTGT belongs to Solanum stenotomum isolate F172 chromosome 1, ASM1918654v1, whole genome shotgun sequence and includes:
- the LOC125857385 gene encoding uncharacterized protein LOC125857385, which encodes MSRLEAKKKEECEQEINDAFPDEQVLAAILDLIPWFADFANFLVSDLMPGGLTFQQRKRFLHNVGKYFWDEPYLYRVCADNIIRRYALEAEMLHILEASHSSPRQRAISWRYELPMTPILEVELFDVWGVDFMGLFVSSYGQKYILVVVDYVSKWVEAVVLPENDGKSVAGFLKRNIFSRFGTPRAIINNGGSYFCNKVFNALLAKYGVK